One segment of Daphnia magna isolate NIES linkage group LG2, ASM2063170v1.1, whole genome shotgun sequence DNA contains the following:
- the LOC116916364 gene encoding uncharacterized protein LOC116916364 isoform X4, with amino-acid sequence MAIGKALICCYLVFASILVGWTAGQKRTKVGTSIAGSEIEMAPDFECPEEFGYYPAPYDCTRYYVCVFGGALLESCTGGLVYSHELQTCDWPRNVGCLTGAEAMAINAHKTSSRTSTTDSKSNSPLTQFLSSDNKPTTSRSQSSTAAINARSKTPLTFELLGDVAATIDNRQGRDFQGTTPLRSQGPNAPIGGTSKNTLAGESPKPSSFNSRSQAPRAEDLPEDFIAATTFNPTVRIPHSRSMAFRREQHPDERMISHRHDEVDYDYTYYDDEDDTKTSSTGFTVFNHNSDRDGNVNARMRGKHADSDDELFWNPNHGSQQPKRQRFREESIPSMHFTPINSNSQRTVFEHLNHGPVPVRGAQLHSASHDLSPAVESRHFIHQSPTNSRQFQTVQRPFDSQFNGQSSNVGQFQQQVRAPEVQADFSTGLHQQSSPHSVVPLLFRKQQTQPQQQKQHQPFTEPQIPFTAFAKQQPNTRLPNTNRPLLTALPTNPIITDDYDAPNDEQQSPTLDWNEQQQPQRQAQQTLRQPPLRTPVDSRVPTGASLSSNDQFHRETTGTRQPTTESSSNGDSTDQWEAPVPQRGQRPSAPPRQSSQTERTVSTTTTERPTRPPVQTTHQFSEPDVDYHGFPVDEFATSEPTVDQFADYDIFEDPATTGGRPQEEEFLPPVTRAVPTTTTTTSTTTTTTTTTTTPKPVQRGSNRGKPAGDRGSSRFRPSDSNREEESAPASATVPKRRPTLKPVSDLVRNPVAEPIDIMQHPPRRLEPIFPQPTPDEPAARCNADVCRLPDCNCGGKDIPGGLRVNDTPQIVLLTFDDSVNDLNKKLFSDFFEKGRLNPNGCPISATFYVSHEWTDYGQVQNLYADGHEIASHTISHSFGEQMSAKKWAKEAAGQRDIMAAYGGVRAEDIRGLRAPFLSVGGNRMFKMLYDLNFTYDSSMPVYENKPPSWPYTLDYKIFHDCMIPPCPTKSYPGVWEVPMVMWQDLNGGRCSMGDGCSNPPDAEGVYKMLIKNFERHYTTNRAPFPLYYHAAWFTTAHHKEGFEAFLDTIVSMDDVWLVTNWQAIQWVRDPTPLDRIKSFKPFNCDYPERPKRCNASKVCNAWHKSGVRYMRTCQPCPEVFPWTGKTGVRNPFLDNYGDNEVATA; translated from the exons GCTGGACTGCTGGGCAGAAAAGGACGAAAGTTGGAACGAGCATAGCCGGTAGCGAGATCGAAATGGCACCTGATTTTGAATGTCCCGAAGAATTCGGTTACTACCCAGCGCCGTATGATTGCACTCG CTACTACGTCTGCGTGTTTGGTGGCGCCTTATTAGAAAGCTGCACCGGTGGCTTAGTCTACAG TCACGAGTTGCAGACCTGCGACTGGCCACGTAACGTTGGATGCTTAACCGGGGCTGAAGCGATGGCCATCAATGCGCATAAAACATCTAGCCGAACTTCGACTACCGATTCGAAATCCAACTCTCCATTGACGCAATTCTTGAGCTCTGA CAATAAACCCACAACCAGCCGGAGCCAGTCGTCTACCGCAGCGATCAACGCCCGATCCAAGACACCGCTGACATTCGAG CTGTTGGGTGATGTAGCCGCTACCATTGATAACCGACAAGGACGTGACTTCCAGGGGACGACACCTCTGCGGTCCCAAGGACCGAACGCTCCGATAGGTGGCACTTCGAAGAACACGCTCGCTGGTGAAAGCCCCAAACCAAGTAGTTTCAACTCTCGTTCTCAAGCTCCC CGCGCTGAAGATCTTCCAGAGGATTTCATTGCAGCCACTACTTTCAACCCCACAGTTCGCATCCCCCACAG TCGCTCGATGGCCTTCCGGAGAGAACAACATCCTGACGAACGAATGATTAGCCATCGTCATGACGAAGTCGACTACGATTACACCTACTATGATGACGAAGACGACACAAAGACTTCTTCGACTGGTTTCACAGTTTTTAATCACAACAGCGATCGTGATGGGAACGTGAACGCGAGGATGAGGGGCAAACACGCTGACAG CGATGACGAACTATTCTGGAACCCCAATCACGGTAGTCAGCAGCCGAAGCGACAACGTTTCCGTGAAGAGAGTATCCCATCGATGCATTTTACTCCGATCAACTCCAATTCGCAGCGGACGGTGTTTGAACACCTCAATCACGGCCCTGTGCCAGTACGTGGTGCTCAGTTGCACAGCGCTAGCCACGATCTATCGCCCGCTGTTGAATCAAGGCATTTCATCCACCAGAGTCCCACAAATTCTCGTCAATTCCAGACTGTTCAACGTCCTTTCGACAGTCAATTCAATGGCCAGTCATCGAACGTCGGTCAGTTCCAACAGCAGGTGCGCGCTCCCGAAGTTCAGGCCGATTTTTCGACAGGATTACACCAACAATCATCGCCACATAGCGTTGTTCCATTATTGTTCCGGAAACAACAGACACagccacaacaacaaaaacaacaccAACCATTCACAGAACCCCAAATTCCATTCACCGCATTtgcaaaacaacaaccaaacaCTCGCTTACCTAATACCAACCGTCCATTGCTAACTGCCCTACCAACCAATCCCATAATTACTGACGATTACGATGCTCCTAATGACGAACAACAATCACCTACGCTAGACTGGaatgaacaacaacaaccacaacgACAAGCCCAGCAAACGTTACGGCAACCACCGTTAAG AACACCTGTCGATTCCCGAGTACCAACTGGAGCTAGCTTGTCCAGCAACGATCAATTCCATCGAGAGACCACTGGAACTCGTCAGCCAACGACTGAATCTAGCAGCAATGGCGATTCTACCGATCAGTGGGAAGCCCCAGTTCCTCAAAGAGGTCAGAGACCGAGTGCTCCTCCTCGTCAATCTTCCCAGACGGAAAGGACAGTCTCCACTACGACCACGGAACGCCCAACGAGACCGCCAGTCCAGACTACTCATCAGTTCAGCGAGCCGGACGTCGACTATCACGGTTTCCCCGTTGATGAATTTGCCACTTCGGAGCCTACCGTCGATCAGTTTGCCGATTATGATATCTTTGAAGATC CAGCAACCACTGGCGGCCGTCctcaagaagaagaattctTGCCCCCTGTTACGAG AGCCGTCCCCACTACAACGACAACTACTTCAACAACTACaacgacgacaacaacaacaacaacaccgaAACCTGTTCAGCGAGGATCAAACAGAGGCAAACCTGCAGGTGATAGAGGATCTTCTCGTTTCCGCCCATCCGACTCGAATCGTGAGGAGGAATCCGCACCTGCATCAGCAACGGTTCCCAA ACGTCGTCCTACACTGAAACCTGTTTCCGATTTGGTCCGCAATCCTGTTGCTGAACCCATCGATATCATGCAACATCCTCCTCGCCG ATTGGAGCCCATCTTCCCTCAACCGACTCCGGATGAGCCGGCCGCCAGGTGTAACGCTGACGTCTGCCGTCTTCCAGATTGTAACTGCGGAGGCAAAGACATTCCAG GCGGCCTTCGCGTCAATGACACGCCGCAAATTGTCTTGTTGACGTTTGACGATTCCGTCAACGACTTGAACAAGAAACTCTTCTCCGATTTCTTCGAAAAGGGCCGACTCAACCCCAACGGCTGCCCCATCTCCGCCACATTTTACGTCTCGCACGAGTGGACCGACTACGGCCAAGTGCAGAATCTCTATGCAGATGGGCACGAAATTGCCTCTCACACCATCTC GCATAGTTTTGGTGAACAGATGTCTGCCAAGAAATGGGCCAAAGAAGCTGCCGGACAGCGTGATATTATGGCCGCTTATGGTGGTGTTCGTGCAGAAGATATTCGTGGTCTGAGAGCTCCATTCTTGTCG GTTGGAGGAAACCGCATGTTTAAAATGTTGTACGACTTGAACTTCACCTATGACTCGTCGATGCCCGTCTACGAGAACAAGCCGCCATCATGGCCCTACACTTTGGACTACAAGATCTTCCACGATTGCATGATTCCACCATGCCCCACCAAATCTTACCCAG GTGTCTGGGAAGTTCCTATGGTTATGTGGCAGGATTTGAACGGAGGACGTTGCTCCATGGGTGACGGTTGCAGTAACCCACCCGATGCCGAGGGCGTGTACAAAATGTTGATCAAGAACTTTGAACGCCACTACACAACCAACAG GGCACCATTTCCTCTGTACTATCACGCCGCTTGGTTCACTACAGCTCATCATAAAGAAGGATTTGAAGCTTTCCTCGACACTATCGTCTCCATGGATGATGTTTGGCTGGTAACGAACTGGCAAGCCATTCAGTGGGTACGCGATCCTACACCACTGGATCGCATCAAATCCTTCAAACCATTCAATTGCGACTATCCG GAGAGGCCGAAACGGTGTAACGCCTCGAAGGTTTGCAACGCCTGGCACAAGTCTGGCGTCCGCTACATGCGCACCTGTCAGCCCTGTCCGGAAGTCTTCCCGTGGACCGGCAAAACGGGAGTGAGGAACCCTTTCCTCGACAACTATGGCGATAATGAAGTTGCAACAGCATGA
- the LOC116916364 gene encoding uncharacterized protein LOC116916364 isoform X1, with the protein MAIGKALICCYLVFASILVGWTAGQKRTKVGTSIAGSEIEMAPDFECPEEFGYYPAPYDCTRYYVCVFGGALLESCTGGLVYSHELQTCDWPRNVGCLTGAEAMAINAHKTSSRTSTTDSKSNSPLTQFLSSDSNKPTTSRSQSSTAAINARSKTPLTFELLGDVAATIDNRQGRDFQGTTPLRSQGPNAPIGGTSKNTLAGESPKPSSFNSRSQAPRAEDLPEDFIAATTFNPTVRIPHSRSMAFRREQHPDERMISHRHDEVDYDYTYYDDEDDTKTSSTGFTVFNHNSDRDGNVNARMRGKHADSDDELFWNPNHGSQQPKRQRFREESIPSMHFTPINSNSQRTVFEHLNHGPVPVRGAQLHSASHDLSPAVESRHFIHQSPTNSRQFQTVQRPFDSQFNGQSSNVGQFQQQVRAPEVQADFSTGLHQQSSPHSVVPLLFRKQQTQPQQQKQHQPFTEPQIPFTAFAKQQPNTRLPNTNRPLLTALPTNPIITDDYDAPNDEQQSPTLDWNEQQQPQRQAQQTLRQPPLRTPVDSRVPTGASLSSNDQFHRETTGTRQPTTESSSNGDSTDQWEAPVPQRGQRPSAPPRQSSQTERTVSTTTTERPTRPPVQTTHQFSEPDVDYHGFPVDEFATSEPTVDQFADYDIFEDPATTGGRPQEEEFLPPVTRAVPTTTTTTSTTTTTTTTTTTPKPVQRGSNRGKPAGDRGSSRFRPSDSNREEESAPASATVPKRRPTLKPVSDLVRNPVAEPIDIMQHPPRRLEPIFPQPTPDEPAARCNADVCRLPDCNCGGKDIPGGLRPIDTPQLVLLTFDDAVNDLNKELYSDLFETGRLNPNGCPIAGTFYVSHEWTDYGQVQNLYADGHEIASHTISHSFGEQMSAKKWAKEAAGQRDIMAAYGGVRAEDIRGLRAPFLSVGGNRMFKMLYDLNFTYDSSMPVYENKPPSWPYTLDYKIFHDCMIPPCPTKSYPGVWEVPMVMWQDLNGGRCSMGDGCSNPPDAEGVYKMLIKNFERHYTTNRAPFPLYYHAAWFTTAHHKEGFEAFLDTIVSMDDVWLVTNWQAIQWVRDPTPLDRIKSFKPFNCDYPERPKRCNASKVCNAWHKSGVRYMRTCQPCPEVFPWTGKTGVRNPFLDNYGDNEVATA; encoded by the exons GCTGGACTGCTGGGCAGAAAAGGACGAAAGTTGGAACGAGCATAGCCGGTAGCGAGATCGAAATGGCACCTGATTTTGAATGTCCCGAAGAATTCGGTTACTACCCAGCGCCGTATGATTGCACTCG CTACTACGTCTGCGTGTTTGGTGGCGCCTTATTAGAAAGCTGCACCGGTGGCTTAGTCTACAG TCACGAGTTGCAGACCTGCGACTGGCCACGTAACGTTGGATGCTTAACCGGGGCTGAAGCGATGGCCATCAATGCGCATAAAACATCTAGCCGAACTTCGACTACCGATTCGAAATCCAACTCTCCATTGACGCAATTCTTGAGCTCTGA CAGCAATAAACCCACAACCAGCCGGAGCCAGTCGTCTACCGCAGCGATCAACGCCCGATCCAAGACACCGCTGACATTCGAG CTGTTGGGTGATGTAGCCGCTACCATTGATAACCGACAAGGACGTGACTTCCAGGGGACGACACCTCTGCGGTCCCAAGGACCGAACGCTCCGATAGGTGGCACTTCGAAGAACACGCTCGCTGGTGAAAGCCCCAAACCAAGTAGTTTCAACTCTCGTTCTCAAGCTCCC CGCGCTGAAGATCTTCCAGAGGATTTCATTGCAGCCACTACTTTCAACCCCACAGTTCGCATCCCCCACAG TCGCTCGATGGCCTTCCGGAGAGAACAACATCCTGACGAACGAATGATTAGCCATCGTCATGACGAAGTCGACTACGATTACACCTACTATGATGACGAAGACGACACAAAGACTTCTTCGACTGGTTTCACAGTTTTTAATCACAACAGCGATCGTGATGGGAACGTGAACGCGAGGATGAGGGGCAAACACGCTGACAG CGATGACGAACTATTCTGGAACCCCAATCACGGTAGTCAGCAGCCGAAGCGACAACGTTTCCGTGAAGAGAGTATCCCATCGATGCATTTTACTCCGATCAACTCCAATTCGCAGCGGACGGTGTTTGAACACCTCAATCACGGCCCTGTGCCAGTACGTGGTGCTCAGTTGCACAGCGCTAGCCACGATCTATCGCCCGCTGTTGAATCAAGGCATTTCATCCACCAGAGTCCCACAAATTCTCGTCAATTCCAGACTGTTCAACGTCCTTTCGACAGTCAATTCAATGGCCAGTCATCGAACGTCGGTCAGTTCCAACAGCAGGTGCGCGCTCCCGAAGTTCAGGCCGATTTTTCGACAGGATTACACCAACAATCATCGCCACATAGCGTTGTTCCATTATTGTTCCGGAAACAACAGACACagccacaacaacaaaaacaacaccAACCATTCACAGAACCCCAAATTCCATTCACCGCATTtgcaaaacaacaaccaaacaCTCGCTTACCTAATACCAACCGTCCATTGCTAACTGCCCTACCAACCAATCCCATAATTACTGACGATTACGATGCTCCTAATGACGAACAACAATCACCTACGCTAGACTGGaatgaacaacaacaaccacaacgACAAGCCCAGCAAACGTTACGGCAACCACCGTTAAG AACACCTGTCGATTCCCGAGTACCAACTGGAGCTAGCTTGTCCAGCAACGATCAATTCCATCGAGAGACCACTGGAACTCGTCAGCCAACGACTGAATCTAGCAGCAATGGCGATTCTACCGATCAGTGGGAAGCCCCAGTTCCTCAAAGAGGTCAGAGACCGAGTGCTCCTCCTCGTCAATCTTCCCAGACGGAAAGGACAGTCTCCACTACGACCACGGAACGCCCAACGAGACCGCCAGTCCAGACTACTCATCAGTTCAGCGAGCCGGACGTCGACTATCACGGTTTCCCCGTTGATGAATTTGCCACTTCGGAGCCTACCGTCGATCAGTTTGCCGATTATGATATCTTTGAAGATC CAGCAACCACTGGCGGCCGTCctcaagaagaagaattctTGCCCCCTGTTACGAG AGCCGTCCCCACTACAACGACAACTACTTCAACAACTACaacgacgacaacaacaacaacaacaccgaAACCTGTTCAGCGAGGATCAAACAGAGGCAAACCTGCAGGTGATAGAGGATCTTCTCGTTTCCGCCCATCCGACTCGAATCGTGAGGAGGAATCCGCACCTGCATCAGCAACGGTTCCCAA ACGTCGTCCTACACTGAAACCTGTTTCCGATTTGGTCCGCAATCCTGTTGCTGAACCCATCGATATCATGCAACATCCTCCTCGCCG ATTGGAGCCCATCTTCCCTCAACCGACTCCGGATGAGCCGGCCGCCAGGTGTAACGCTGACGTCTGCCGTCTTCCAGATTGTAACTGCGGAGGCAAAGACATTCCAG GCGGTTTACGACCAATCGACACTCCACAACTGGTGCTCCTAACATTCGATGACGCTGTTAATGACTTAAACAAAGAACTTTATAGCGACTTGTTTGAAACGGGTCGATTGAACCCCAACGGTTGTCCGATCGCAGGCACGTTTTACGTGTCTCACGAATGGACCGACTACGGTCAAGTACAAAATCTGTACGCCGACGGACACGAAATCGCTTCGCACACCATCTC GCATAGTTTTGGTGAACAGATGTCTGCCAAGAAATGGGCCAAAGAAGCTGCCGGACAGCGTGATATTATGGCCGCTTATGGTGGTGTTCGTGCAGAAGATATTCGTGGTCTGAGAGCTCCATTCTTGTCG GTTGGAGGAAACCGCATGTTTAAAATGTTGTACGACTTGAACTTCACCTATGACTCGTCGATGCCCGTCTACGAGAACAAGCCGCCATCATGGCCCTACACTTTGGACTACAAGATCTTCCACGATTGCATGATTCCACCATGCCCCACCAAATCTTACCCAG GTGTCTGGGAAGTTCCTATGGTTATGTGGCAGGATTTGAACGGAGGACGTTGCTCCATGGGTGACGGTTGCAGTAACCCACCCGATGCCGAGGGCGTGTACAAAATGTTGATCAAGAACTTTGAACGCCACTACACAACCAACAG GGCACCATTTCCTCTGTACTATCACGCCGCTTGGTTCACTACAGCTCATCATAAAGAAGGATTTGAAGCTTTCCTCGACACTATCGTCTCCATGGATGATGTTTGGCTGGTAACGAACTGGCAAGCCATTCAGTGGGTACGCGATCCTACACCACTGGATCGCATCAAATCCTTCAAACCATTCAATTGCGACTATCCG GAGAGGCCGAAACGGTGTAACGCCTCGAAGGTTTGCAACGCCTGGCACAAGTCTGGCGTCCGCTACATGCGCACCTGTCAGCCCTGTCCGGAAGTCTTCCCGTGGACCGGCAAAACGGGAGTGAGGAACCCTTTCCTCGACAACTATGGCGATAATGAAGTTGCAACAGCATGA
- the LOC116916364 gene encoding uncharacterized protein LOC116916364 isoform X2, producing the protein MAIGKALICCYLVFASILVGWTAGQKRTKVGTSIAGSEIEMAPDFECPEEFGYYPAPYDCTRYYVCVFGGALLESCTGGLVYSHELQTCDWPRNVGCLTGAEAMAINAHKTSSRTSTTDSKSNSPLTQFLSSDSNKPTTSRSQSSTAAINARSKTPLTFELLGDVAATIDNRQGRDFQGTTPLRSQGPNAPIGGTSKNTLAGESPKPSSFNSRSQAPRAEDLPEDFIAATTFNPTVRIPHSRSMAFRREQHPDERMISHRHDEVDYDYTYYDDEDDTKTSSTGFTVFNHNSDRDGNVNARMRGKHADSDDELFWNPNHGSQQPKRQRFREESIPSMHFTPINSNSQRTVFEHLNHGPVPVRGAQLHSASHDLSPAVESRHFIHQSPTNSRQFQTVQRPFDSQFNGQSSNVGQFQQQVRAPEVQADFSTGLHQQSSPHSVVPLLFRKQQTQPQQQKQHQPFTEPQIPFTAFAKQQPNTRLPNTNRPLLTALPTNPIITDDYDAPNDEQQSPTLDWNEQQQPQRQAQQTLRQPPLRTPVDSRVPTGASLSSNDQFHRETTGTRQPTTESSSNGDSTDQWEAPVPQRGQRPSAPPRQSSQTERTVSTTTTERPTRPPVQTTHQFSEPDVDYHGFPVDEFATSEPTVDQFADYDIFEDPATTGGRPQEEEFLPPVTRAVPTTTTTTSTTTTTTTTTTTPKPVQRGSNRGKPAGDRGSSRFRPSDSNREEESAPASATVPKRRPTLKPVSDLVRNPVAEPIDIMQHPPRRLEPIFPQPTPDEPAARCNADVCRLPDCNCGGKDIPGGLRVNDTPQIVLLTFDDSVNDLNKKLFSDFFEKGRLNPNGCPISATFYVSHEWTDYGQVQNLYADGHEIASHTISHSFGEQMSAKKWAKEAAGQRDIMAAYGGVRAEDIRGLRAPFLSVGGNRMFKMLYDLNFTYDSSMPVYENKPPSWPYTLDYKIFHDCMIPPCPTKSYPGVWEVPMVMWQDLNGGRCSMGDGCSNPPDAEGVYKMLIKNFERHYTTNRAPFPLYYHAAWFTTAHHKEGFEAFLDTIVSMDDVWLVTNWQAIQWVRDPTPLDRIKSFKPFNCDYPERPKRCNASKVCNAWHKSGVRYMRTCQPCPEVFPWTGKTGVRNPFLDNYGDNEVATA; encoded by the exons GCTGGACTGCTGGGCAGAAAAGGACGAAAGTTGGAACGAGCATAGCCGGTAGCGAGATCGAAATGGCACCTGATTTTGAATGTCCCGAAGAATTCGGTTACTACCCAGCGCCGTATGATTGCACTCG CTACTACGTCTGCGTGTTTGGTGGCGCCTTATTAGAAAGCTGCACCGGTGGCTTAGTCTACAG TCACGAGTTGCAGACCTGCGACTGGCCACGTAACGTTGGATGCTTAACCGGGGCTGAAGCGATGGCCATCAATGCGCATAAAACATCTAGCCGAACTTCGACTACCGATTCGAAATCCAACTCTCCATTGACGCAATTCTTGAGCTCTGA CAGCAATAAACCCACAACCAGCCGGAGCCAGTCGTCTACCGCAGCGATCAACGCCCGATCCAAGACACCGCTGACATTCGAG CTGTTGGGTGATGTAGCCGCTACCATTGATAACCGACAAGGACGTGACTTCCAGGGGACGACACCTCTGCGGTCCCAAGGACCGAACGCTCCGATAGGTGGCACTTCGAAGAACACGCTCGCTGGTGAAAGCCCCAAACCAAGTAGTTTCAACTCTCGTTCTCAAGCTCCC CGCGCTGAAGATCTTCCAGAGGATTTCATTGCAGCCACTACTTTCAACCCCACAGTTCGCATCCCCCACAG TCGCTCGATGGCCTTCCGGAGAGAACAACATCCTGACGAACGAATGATTAGCCATCGTCATGACGAAGTCGACTACGATTACACCTACTATGATGACGAAGACGACACAAAGACTTCTTCGACTGGTTTCACAGTTTTTAATCACAACAGCGATCGTGATGGGAACGTGAACGCGAGGATGAGGGGCAAACACGCTGACAG CGATGACGAACTATTCTGGAACCCCAATCACGGTAGTCAGCAGCCGAAGCGACAACGTTTCCGTGAAGAGAGTATCCCATCGATGCATTTTACTCCGATCAACTCCAATTCGCAGCGGACGGTGTTTGAACACCTCAATCACGGCCCTGTGCCAGTACGTGGTGCTCAGTTGCACAGCGCTAGCCACGATCTATCGCCCGCTGTTGAATCAAGGCATTTCATCCACCAGAGTCCCACAAATTCTCGTCAATTCCAGACTGTTCAACGTCCTTTCGACAGTCAATTCAATGGCCAGTCATCGAACGTCGGTCAGTTCCAACAGCAGGTGCGCGCTCCCGAAGTTCAGGCCGATTTTTCGACAGGATTACACCAACAATCATCGCCACATAGCGTTGTTCCATTATTGTTCCGGAAACAACAGACACagccacaacaacaaaaacaacaccAACCATTCACAGAACCCCAAATTCCATTCACCGCATTtgcaaaacaacaaccaaacaCTCGCTTACCTAATACCAACCGTCCATTGCTAACTGCCCTACCAACCAATCCCATAATTACTGACGATTACGATGCTCCTAATGACGAACAACAATCACCTACGCTAGACTGGaatgaacaacaacaaccacaacgACAAGCCCAGCAAACGTTACGGCAACCACCGTTAAG AACACCTGTCGATTCCCGAGTACCAACTGGAGCTAGCTTGTCCAGCAACGATCAATTCCATCGAGAGACCACTGGAACTCGTCAGCCAACGACTGAATCTAGCAGCAATGGCGATTCTACCGATCAGTGGGAAGCCCCAGTTCCTCAAAGAGGTCAGAGACCGAGTGCTCCTCCTCGTCAATCTTCCCAGACGGAAAGGACAGTCTCCACTACGACCACGGAACGCCCAACGAGACCGCCAGTCCAGACTACTCATCAGTTCAGCGAGCCGGACGTCGACTATCACGGTTTCCCCGTTGATGAATTTGCCACTTCGGAGCCTACCGTCGATCAGTTTGCCGATTATGATATCTTTGAAGATC CAGCAACCACTGGCGGCCGTCctcaagaagaagaattctTGCCCCCTGTTACGAG AGCCGTCCCCACTACAACGACAACTACTTCAACAACTACaacgacgacaacaacaacaacaacaccgaAACCTGTTCAGCGAGGATCAAACAGAGGCAAACCTGCAGGTGATAGAGGATCTTCTCGTTTCCGCCCATCCGACTCGAATCGTGAGGAGGAATCCGCACCTGCATCAGCAACGGTTCCCAA ACGTCGTCCTACACTGAAACCTGTTTCCGATTTGGTCCGCAATCCTGTTGCTGAACCCATCGATATCATGCAACATCCTCCTCGCCG ATTGGAGCCCATCTTCCCTCAACCGACTCCGGATGAGCCGGCCGCCAGGTGTAACGCTGACGTCTGCCGTCTTCCAGATTGTAACTGCGGAGGCAAAGACATTCCAG GCGGCCTTCGCGTCAATGACACGCCGCAAATTGTCTTGTTGACGTTTGACGATTCCGTCAACGACTTGAACAAGAAACTCTTCTCCGATTTCTTCGAAAAGGGCCGACTCAACCCCAACGGCTGCCCCATCTCCGCCACATTTTACGTCTCGCACGAGTGGACCGACTACGGCCAAGTGCAGAATCTCTATGCAGATGGGCACGAAATTGCCTCTCACACCATCTC GCATAGTTTTGGTGAACAGATGTCTGCCAAGAAATGGGCCAAAGAAGCTGCCGGACAGCGTGATATTATGGCCGCTTATGGTGGTGTTCGTGCAGAAGATATTCGTGGTCTGAGAGCTCCATTCTTGTCG GTTGGAGGAAACCGCATGTTTAAAATGTTGTACGACTTGAACTTCACCTATGACTCGTCGATGCCCGTCTACGAGAACAAGCCGCCATCATGGCCCTACACTTTGGACTACAAGATCTTCCACGATTGCATGATTCCACCATGCCCCACCAAATCTTACCCAG GTGTCTGGGAAGTTCCTATGGTTATGTGGCAGGATTTGAACGGAGGACGTTGCTCCATGGGTGACGGTTGCAGTAACCCACCCGATGCCGAGGGCGTGTACAAAATGTTGATCAAGAACTTTGAACGCCACTACACAACCAACAG GGCACCATTTCCTCTGTACTATCACGCCGCTTGGTTCACTACAGCTCATCATAAAGAAGGATTTGAAGCTTTCCTCGACACTATCGTCTCCATGGATGATGTTTGGCTGGTAACGAACTGGCAAGCCATTCAGTGGGTACGCGATCCTACACCACTGGATCGCATCAAATCCTTCAAACCATTCAATTGCGACTATCCG GAGAGGCCGAAACGGTGTAACGCCTCGAAGGTTTGCAACGCCTGGCACAAGTCTGGCGTCCGCTACATGCGCACCTGTCAGCCCTGTCCGGAAGTCTTCCCGTGGACCGGCAAAACGGGAGTGAGGAACCCTTTCCTCGACAACTATGGCGATAATGAAGTTGCAACAGCATGA